From the Helianthus annuus cultivar XRQ/B chromosome 17, HanXRQr2.0-SUNRISE, whole genome shotgun sequence genome, the window TAACGACAgttaactaacccagttaacccCTAACAGTCCTAACTGAGTTCACTGTGCAATTTAAACCCTTGATGAAACATACTTGTTTCGTCGTGCAACCCTTCGATGAAACCCATCCATTTCGTCGTGCATGTtttcggcgaaacacccttgtttcgtTGGGATTATTCTTTGGCGAAACATACTCCTATTTCGTCGTCTTACGTTTCGCCAATGTCTTGGTTTCGCCGCATACATATCAGTTACAAAAATATCACAGAAACCCTAAACATCCTAACAGCCGTTTTACATGCTATCATCGAACCAGCAATTAACATATAACACCATGATCACTAATCATATCACTTCTGTAATTGATACCCTATGTATAACAGTTTGCTAAACATCCCAAAAATCTATACCATAAATACATATGCACAATTGACAATCATTCAGTTCTGTTGGTTTTCTATCACAAGAATTATCAGATGGTTATGATCTAGATAATAGTCAGATTCTATACTAACAATCACTAGCATGCACAACAATTGCAAGATTCATGAAACCCTAATTAATTCATCATATGGTCGTGATTTTCTAGAACAAAACCTATGCCCACAAAACATCCCATCAATCAAAACATATGTGTAAACATATATTCATCGGTTAAAGAATCATGGAATCAATTAAATAAAAGTGTTGCTAACCGAGATAGAATGAGTGATGGATAGATCGCTATCGAGGGCTTGGAGAGCACGAACTGCCGTCACACAGAAggagagagagttctagggtttcttaTTTTCAAGAATGTGACGAATGAAACAGTATAGCTTAATAAGTATACACGTAACACACTGGGCCCTtatgggcttcggcgaatcaaTGGGCCGGCGAAATGGCTTGTTTCGTCGGGGTCGCCGGGGTGCTTGTGACGAAACAAAATCTGTTTCGTCGGTGTGGTTTATggcgaaacacttgtgtttcgtcggacATGTTCAAGGTTTAAGTAGTTAAGTTTTTCAAATATAATACATGATAAACACCTTGATCACATAAACagataacatatcaaacaacCATCTCAACATATAATCTAGTGTGTACActtacaaagcaaacaagtcgtgtaaacaaacaactaaacaattaaTCATGCAATTAATGCAAAGacggaatcttggaaactcgagttgtcacaatagtccctagtgactatacctactgattaccacgttgattaggtgtagtgacgagtcatagtttcagCCAAAATACGTGcctatgcgtattttgtaaccaaactattcttgggtttCAAAACCGTttattttgatatcaaacttgttatctaacttcgttaaacatgtttaactcgtcacttttaaattagtgcttatatagggtcgtacgataagcggtctaaacaaccgcttagactttcgaacccgacccgtttggtcaatcagtaggattcgaccaaacatattttgtgaccatagttgtatagggaataaccttccgaggttataccttatggtcacttcgtttagttagttgtacgataggtaatttatatgccttaggaaaatgaacaaaatgccctttttacgcataaattcattttaagcatatgtaacctaattTTTCCCATCTAagctgattaggtaacattattagacatgttaaggcatataataattgtcataggactagttaggcggtccgaacgcgttttacgctaacgacgcgttaaagtagcgtaagttACCTAAACGgatcgtaatgggtcgtaagcacttacgttaggtttcgatttagtatgtaggctttgttaaaccatatcatatgagttccaatactcatttagtttacgaaacctcatcctatccgatctttcgatttaggtccggtttattttcGTAGtacttatattaggtgccgattgatttccgtgatccctctagctttgcttggttgttactcaagacttctaagcattctcaagtgagtacatagttcccctattttactgtttttaattgttttggggtgattcatatgtgttaaatgatttcgatgtttttaacgatggtttcgaaaatgactaaaatggttcattttaaattaataacgatttcgataaggtgaacaaacttgttggttgtagttacataacgaataacattcattagtttTGGCCGAACCAagcagtattaggttatggtaccataggatctgacaaatcccgttatcagactgcacccatggttatgtgtgggggttgtgggtaacgactgaatctgtgattgttaatttaccctttggttGTTTATTAATGCGAGTttcgagatagtcgagtcacgaaggtttggatgttattagcgagacgaccaaaagtagttttcacaattaaaacgagaatgagTTAAACGACTGAAGcgattttaacgagttaaacgatttgggtaaacgattggtttttggttagtgtttagataacgggacgggtgtaatgtgatgaaaacattgtagatacgccgccggtacttcttatatataagtgttttcatcatattacataccgtggcgttatttagttcacttgggtaaacgattttgaaacgatgtcacacattgatgttttctgaataatataaaccatacgagttttattaacgagtttttatgagatgttttacaatttgatttaattaaataaatgtgttgggttaagaatcatggctacgagatttcataaattataactaacttgatttgagttggttaattatgtcgtaatactatacttttcaaaacaaggtttttaattaagtattgcaacatgtaaactagccatgaatccgacactctcataaacctatgtgctcgccagcatttctttgctgactttgctAGGGGACTTTAACACAGCTCTTAATATGGAAGATTGTTTGTATGGTCCTTCTAGTCACACAATAGGAATGAGAGAGTTCTTTGATTGTATTCAAACTGTGGAGCTTATGGACGGTAAAAGCCATGGGTTGCACTATACTTGGAACCAAAAACCTAAGGAGGGTATTGGGGTTTTTTAAGAAGATAGATCGCATTATGGGAAACATTAAATTTATGGACTTGTTCCCAGACGTGTATGCTTTGTTCTAGCCTGCCCGTGTATCCGACCATACTCCTTGTGTCTTAAAATTACCTTCTATCACCCGTCATAGACCGAAGCCATTTAAATTTGTTAACTTTCTGACCTCTAAACCTGAGTTTAGGCAGTTTGTTACTTCTGAATGGGATAAAAGAGTGCAAGGTTATGCTATGTTTTCGGTGGTCAAGAAAATGAGAAGCCATACTTTCGTAAGCTTTTACACCAacaaggaaatcttcatgatagGGTTTCTCGGCTGCGTAGTGAACTAGATGTGTTTCAGCAACTTGTTGATGCAAACCCCCTAGACATCAAAGCTCGAGATTCGGCTGCGAAGTGTCTTTGTGAATTTCAAGTAGTAGCTTATAATGAGGAGTGTTTTCTCAAGCAAAAATCTATGGTTGAATGGCTTTGTGCTGGGGATTCGAATACATCCTACTTCCACAATTCTGTGAAAAGCAGGAATGCTAGGAACAAGATTCATTGTATTCATGATGTGCATGGTAATCGGTTTGACGGTGATGATATCCCTGCTGCTCTTTTGGACCATTACTCAACGTTTTTGGGAACCGATCAGCTTGTTCAAAATTTTAATGGTGAAGATCTATTTGTTAACACTTTAAACCAAGATACGGCAGATCATATGGTTAGACAAGTGACCCGAGCAGAGGTTAAAAAAGCCATATTTAGCATTGGGGAAAATAAGGCTCCTGGACCGGATGGTTTCACTTCTGCATTCTTTAAGCATGCCTGGATATTGTGGGTGATGAGGTGACGAATGCTGTGATTGATTTTTTTGATAATGGTAAACTCCTAAAACAGGTCAATCATACTATCCTTGCTCTGATTCCTAAAAAGGATACCCCCATTTCAGTTATAGACTATCGTCCTATTTCTTGCTGTAACGTTCTGTTTAAGTGTATTAGCAAGATTATAACGGATAGGATTAAGGGAAGTTTGGATAAATTGGTCAACATAATTCAGTCGGCTTTTATTCCGGGCAGGAAAATTTCAAACAATATTCTTCTGACTCAGGAATTAATGCACAATTATCATCTTAATAGAGGGCCTCCTAGATGTGCTTTCAAGATTGATATTCAGAAGGTGTACGATACAGTCAGCTGGCAGTTTCTTGAGTCTAGTTTGCACAATTTTGGGTTCCATTATAAAATGGTTAATTGGATTATGACATGTGTCACAATGGTGTCATACTCGCTTAGCATAAATGGGGAGCTTCATGGTTATTTTGCGGGTAAGCGTGGTCTTTGACAAGGGGATCCAATGTCCCCTTACTTGTTTACGCTGGTGATACTGCTTCTGTTAAGCTTTTGAGAGAAGCCCTTGAGAAGTTTACTCTAGTCTCGGGTCTGGTTCCTAGCATGTCAAAAAGTACCGTATACATCAGCAACGTCCCTCGCGCTAGTCgaaaaaaccctagttctctctctctctaatggAGAAAAACGCCCCCTTTCTACATTGACCTAAAATTCGTGTTACTTGATGATCATAGGGATTGTTTGTGTGATTCATTTCTCATGAATTCTGATTTACCCTTACAATTTAGTATTATCATTCTGTGATTCGTTTTAATTGATTAGGGTTACGTTTTTTTTTCTTCTCTTCACTTGGCTGCCATTTGGTTTTTTCGTTTTGTTgataattgtgacaactcgaactttagactagctttgtgtaacgctatgtaCGTATGTGAACTAAATTATATGGTTGTATTTAATAAATGTTTGTTATTTTGTGTGAGCTTTGTGAATCATGTGTTGggttatatgtatgtatgtatttaacGATCGAACCGTACAAGCTCACATCATtcacacaaggccattgggccataTCATTTGATTGGGCTCAAGGACGGCCCAAGGTAGAACCGGCCCCTCTCTTAACCGTGAAAACACTTAGGGGACTTGGCCCTTCTCTCATCTTGTTACAACACATTATCACACACAACCCTAGTtgctatctctctctctctcggctgcttAGAACCCGACGACACAAGGCACAAGAGGATCATCGCCTCTCTCTTGATTTacaaccggttagtgtatgtTGCTTGTTTACTAATTGATTGTATGTGATATGCACTCATATGATGTTACATGATGGTTGTTGATCGATCTAGGCTAGTCTTTATATGTGAATATACCTCATGATCTTAACACAAAAATCGGAAGTAAGGGTATAGGGTAATCGGTTGTGATGAGGTGATGTATAAAACGGATTCATGCTAATAGTTCTGTTAATCGTTTGATGTTTAATGGTGTTTTGATATCGGTCATATGTGTATGCTCATGTAATCGGATTGGTTGATGTTCTAGGCCATATGTTCATATAAATTGTTAGAGATTGTTCATACgattgttagggttcatgaggatTCTTGATAGATTATCTTGATTGATCGATATTATGCTAAGTGATGTACTgagattgtgttaattgataatggTGTGTTTGGAAACTAATTAATGTGTAACCGAACAAGCATATAATTCGGGTAACTTAAACTGATCGCACATCATGGGCTGACCGCACAAGACTTCTTGATTGTACAAGAAGTCAGCTCGCACAAGGAAGCCCCTCTCGCACAAGCCCAAACTGCCTGGTCGCACAAGTTGTTTGATTGTGGGCCGGGCAGCCCAGTCCACTTAGACGCACAACTGGATCCGGGCCGCACAAGTCATTGTGTGGGCCGATCACACTAATGGACCGCACAATTTCACTAGGTGTTATTTTTGGGCCGTTGATGTAACGGATCGCACATGTTCACTCGCACAACCCAGCCCGGTCGTACAAGCAATATAGTCGCACAAAACATCCAGTCGCACAACCTGAATCGGACCGCACAAGTCCACTACGTACCATATGTTTGGGCTGCTTATGCTAGCTGAATCACACAACACAATGGGCCGTTTATAGTTGGGCCTAGGCCAATCGCACAAGACATTGCATGTTGATTAATTGGGCCGAAACCTTCATGTCTAAATTGTTATCTTTGGGCCGTTTACTGAATGGGTTTATTGTTTGGGCCGGGTAATGTTTGGGAAACATATAATGAATCGCACAAGTGTATGCTCTTGattgtttacgtgcatacgtgctTGCTTTGATTGtttacgtgcactacttgaacaccaaacctgacttgtattacaaccatgctaggacgtgattgacaaattactagcttatctatactctttgtgtatctgccgagcaaaccaaggtgagttcacacagccaaggcatgggattcccgggttgggaattgggttggatatgttattgaaAAAGGTGTTActtgtacttacgcatataccagactatagaccatcgtcctcaggttagtcaggacacgttacgtaaagcctacgtaacccagtatgtttgccatatgtctcccgggtcgggaggacacgttacgtaaagcctacgtaacccaataccattcactggcttccaggtcggaaggccacgctgcgtaaagcctacgtagcccccacgcgtaccactgtcctcggggaagggcacgtcacgtaaagcctacgtgaccctgtacgttttcctgttctcagtaaagaagaacacatggtcggaagttagtctagtaagtaccgttaatgagaagccctcattagccaggataaacatgggaagcccccactagttatacttatgcactacgttatgaacttactttctgtgaactcgctcaactagtttgttgattatttgctgcatgccttgcaggaccttaggtatacttggagcttgcaccagaggagaagcgggtcgttgtggacaagaactcgtgaatgcttattaaacacttttacagtcacacattgatacttatgctttgggttttacatttaatgcttccgctacttaaacagtgtttggttttgaacaccaattatgtctttgattattattatatgctatgtttgatataattggtggcttgatcctggtcagtcacgcctccaagcggtggtactccgcgtgtgggattttgggggtgtgacagattggtatcagagccattggttatagagaacttggttttaatatgggaaaacgtttttattaaaaccggactataaccagaacagtgctctcaacgatccacaacgacgcttcgctccacgtgcaaggctcgacatcctaggtaataaggtttatgtttattgcctgtttgctagaactgcttagaactttgctcgcgttacgcttagatacacatgcttgatttcatgagaacacctatatgcctacacttttctgtcatcgccctactcgcgaaccattcttatgtatgctacttgttactatgaagatcatgtctggaagaatcaacatgacacaagcccagctagaggccctcgttcaagcccaagtcacagcggcacttgcggctgctcaagcaggtcaacacgcgcagcagcctgtctgcacatttaagaatttcatggactgtcgtccaaacaccttcagcggcacggaaggagcagtgggactactccactggttcgagaagctagaatcagtctttgaaatgtgcgagtgccctgaagctcgcaaggtcaagtttgccaccggcactttggaagggatagcactgacttggtggaatgcccaagttcagatcttagggttggcagctgctaacgccaccccatggaatgatttcaaggaactcatcaagcgtgagtattgcacgcgggaagatattcacaagctggaagacgagctgtataacctgaaaatggttggatcggaaatcgaggcgtatactaaacggtctaatgagctggccattctgtgtcctactatggtggaccctccatacaagcgcattgagttgtatctcaagggattggcgccagaaattcagagccacgtgacgtcggctaacctcgaaaacatccaggaaattcagcgtctcgctcaccgtatcaccgatcaggcagtggaacagaatagactgcccaagcgtgttaatgctactgctaatgtcaccacctcagttactcctgctacatctggtgacagtaaaagaaaatgggatggggattccagcaaaggttcagcatctgttcagccacaagctcagcagcagaagatcgatcactatcagagtcccagtcagcaatcctctagtggtcctagacagagaaggtatcaagggtttcaccccaagtgtcacacctgcaacaggcatcacagcggccagtgcaacaagggtcgttgtcaaagatgtctcaagatgggtcacgaggccaaagactgtaggagcccacggcctgtaaaTCAGGATCAGCAaccacaacaaccagctccacagaacccacagcagcagcagccacagcgtggaaatcggggatgtttccagtgtggggcggaaggtcattacaagcgcgattgccctcagttgaaccagaatcatgaccacaacaataaccagggcaacgggaacaacaacaacaacaacaatggcaacgaggcaagaggtcgagctttcgtgttaggacgaggagacgccatggacgatatttgaacttataacttattttgggttttcatcattatgtctctgttactcaaacgaagtttggtttgaacatcaatcgtattgggttttatgaattattttaactactatactttatgtttgatatgatggatggtttgatattattgaacgcacctgccgtatttaaggaccttatgaacagggtgtgcaaaccttacctagacaagttcgtcatagtattcgtgaagtccacttcttaggccatgtggtaaacagggatgggatccatgtcgatccatccaaggtagactcgaagCTGGCCTgtaccacgtacaccaacggaaatacgccaattcttgggtttggcaggttactacagacggtttattagagacttttcgaagattgctcagccgcttacgctactgacacagaagggtgttacctatcgctggggagagccccaggagactgcttttcagcgcctaaaggatagactttgcagtgcacctatcctctcattgccagagggcacagatgacttcgtggtatattatgatgcatccattcggggactgggatgtgtgttaatgcagcgcgacaaggttatcgcttacgcctctcgtcaactcaaggttcatgaacgcaactacacgacgcacgatttggagctgggagctgttgtttttgcgcttaagatatggcgacactacctgtacggtaccaggtgcacgatttacaccgatcacaggagtctcgagcatatccttaagcagaaggatttgaatatgcgtcaacgacgatgggttgagttactgaacgattacgaatgcgctatcaagtatcacccaggcaaagccaatgttgtggctgatgcccttagtcgaaaggacactttaccacggcgcgtgcgagcgctacagcttaccattcagtctagccttcctgctcagatacgagctgctcagacagaagcactgaagcccgaaaatgtcaaggctgaagccttacgcggctcacgacagcagatggaacagaaggcagacggcgcctactatgtaacgggccggatttgggtccctctttatggcggtctacgcgaacttgtgatggatgaagctcacaagtctcgctattcggtacatccagggtcggataaaatgtaccacgatatcggcactacttattggtggcctagtatgaaggcccacattgctacgtatgttggaaaatgtttgacctgtgcgagagtcaaggtcgaatatcagaaaccagctggcctacttcaacagcctaagataccacagtggaaatgggaagaaatttccatggattttgttacgggtttacctagatcccagcgtgggaacgatacgatatgggtcatagttgatcgactcaccaagtctgcacacttcctaccgattaaggaaacggacaagttctccactctcgcagacgtctatcttaaagaagtagtctcgaggcacggggtgcccacatctatcactTCGGATCgtgacgcacgattcacgtcagaactctggcaagcgatgcataaatcttttggctcacgactagacatgggcacagcatatcaccctcagacggatgggcagtctgagcgaacgatccaaacgctagaagacatgcttcgggcatgcgtcatcgatttcggcaacggctgggaaaagcacctccctttggtggagttctcgtataataacagttatcacaccagcattcaagccgctccattcgaggcattgtacgggcgtaaatgccggtcaccactctgctgggcagaggtgggagatagtcagatcacgggtccagagattgttgtggacgccacagaaaagatagcacagatacgacaacgcatgacggcagcccgcgaccgtcagaaagcctacgcggataagcgtagaaagccattggaattcgaggtcggggaccgggtcttattgaaagtttcaccttggaagggtgtggtacgttttggcaaaaggggcaaacaggtcggaccatttgaaattttagaaaagattggcaaggtagcctacaagttgaacttaccagctgaactcggggcagttcacaacgtcttccatgtatcgaacttaaagaagtgcctatcagatgaaaacctcatcattccttttaaggaactcactatcgacgagcggttgcagttcgtcgaggaaccagtagaaatcacggaccgggatgtgaaggtcctcaaacacaagagaatccctcttgtccgagttcgttggaactccaaacgtggcccagagtacacctgggagcgcgaagacaggatgacagaaaagtacccccatttattcgggaaccaggcaaccactac encodes:
- the LOC110924753 gene encoding uncharacterized protein LOC110924753, producing MVEWLCAGDSNTSYFHNSVKSRNARNKIHCIHDVHGNRFDGDDIPAALLDHYSTFLGTDQLVQNFNGEDLFVNTLNQDTADHMVRQVTRAEVKKAIFSIGENKAPGPDGFTSAFFKHAWILWVMSKIITDRIKGSLDKLVNIIQSAFIPGRKISNNILLTQELMHNYHLNRGPPRCAFKIDIQKVYDTVSWQFLESSLHNFGFHYKMVNWIMTCVTMVSYSLSINGELHGYFAGKRGL